The stretch of DNA TGTAAATTTCTTCCGCTGAAATTCCGGCTGTAGACAAATGTACGGGCACAGCAAGTCTCTGATGCCGGTAACAGAGCCAGGAAACTGGCGTTGAGACTGATCAGCAGTATGATCCTTACCAGCTGTTGTCTGAATGGGGTAAACCAATTGTTTTTTTTACCCACGTTCGACTGAGTTTGTACAACGCTTTATTTCTACGGAGCTGCATCGTTTTGTCGAGCCTGCTGTCTGATATCGTACGTCATAAGCGAACTGAAATAGCGGCTGCACGGCGGCGAACACCGGAAAAACAGCTGTGGCAACGGGCAGAATCGGCACCACCCGTCCGGGATTTCCACAATGCCCTGTCGGGCAGCAGGCCTGGGCTGATCGCTGAAGTCAAAAAAGCATCACCTTCCGCCGGAATTATTCGAGCTGATTTTGATCCTGTGGACATTGCCCGCACTTACGAAGCTGCCGGAGCCCGGTGTCTGAGTGTTTTAACGGATGAAAAGTTTTTCCAGGGACACCTGAAGTTTCTGCAGCAGATTCGGTCTCAGGTGAGCCTGCCGGTGATGCGAAAAGAATTTATCCTTGATCGCTATCAGGTTCTTGAGGCCAGAGCCTCGGGAGCTGACTGTGTTTTGCTGATAGCCGAATGCCTCAGCCAGGATGAACTCAATGATCTTCACCGGTTTGCCGGGGAGTTGGGAATGCAGACGTTGATCGAACTTTACGATGCCACCAATCTGCAAAGTGTTCTGAATACCGGGACACGGCTGGTTGGCATCAATAACCGCGATCTGCGAACCTTTGCGACGTCTCTGGACCACACATTCGATTTAATGGATCAGATTCCACCTGAGGTTTTGCTGGTGAGTGAAAGCGGAATTCGAACTCATGGCGACGTCCTCAGACTGGCTGCTGCCGGGGTTGGTGGAATTCTGGTGGGTGAGTCACTCATGCGTCAGCCGGATATTGGTTCCGCAGTGCGTCAACTGATGGAGGGGCCGTCAGCGCAGTTGGATGCTTCTTAATGATGTATTTCAGGTTTAACCTGCCAAATTAATGAAGGAGTAAAATCATGTCTCAAACTCATACGGCAGTCGAACATGTGCTTGTGATCCCGACGAGTGTCTTTCATGAAATTGGTCATTTCCAGGGATTCTGTAGCGATACTGATCGCTATCTGGATGTGATTCTTGATCCCGCTTATGCCAGTTACCGCCCACGTCCGGACATGGAGGAAGATCCGTCCTTCAAACAGTTGATTCCCTACTGCATTTTTCAGTATGACGATCAGGTGTTTGAATACCGTCGAGGAAACGGCCAGGGGGAAGCGCGTCTGCACGCAAAACGGTCAGTAGGTGTTGGCGGGCATGTGTCGACAGTTGACGTGGGTGGCGACCGGACCCCTTACCTGGAAGGTATGAAACGCGAGATTGAAGAGGAAGTTGATTTGCAGGGCGGATGGACTGAATCGTGTGTCGGACTGATCAATGACGACGAATCCGACGTGGGAAAAGTCCATTTGGGCATTGTGCACATTTTCAATCTGGACAAACCCAAAGTTGTGCCACGTGAACAGTCGATGATAGACGCAGGATTCGCGCCACCGGAACGTTTGGCAGGCGAATTAGAAGAGTTTGAAACTTGGTCACAAATTTGTCTCAAGCATCTTTACGGGTGCTGAAGTCCAAAAACGGCAGATTTTGCGACCTTAAGCAGCTCACAGTGAATACTAGCCGCTATTGAGGACGGGGCCCGAGTGGAACTTCTCCCCTTGCCCGCAGCGCCGGACAGCACAATGACAGTCATTGCCAGGAGGGCAATTCCGATGAGACGTTTCAATCTGTTTCT from Fuerstiella sp. encodes:
- the trpC gene encoding indole-3-glycerol phosphate synthase TrpC — its product is MSSLLSDIVRHKRTEIAAARRRTPEKQLWQRAESAPPVRDFHNALSGSRPGLIAEVKKASPSAGIIRADFDPVDIARTYEAAGARCLSVLTDEKFFQGHLKFLQQIRSQVSLPVMRKEFILDRYQVLEARASGADCVLLIAECLSQDELNDLHRFAGELGMQTLIELYDATNLQSVLNTGTRLVGINNRDLRTFATSLDHTFDLMDQIPPEVLLVSESGIRTHGDVLRLAAAGVGGILVGESLMRQPDIGSAVRQLMEGPSAQLDAS
- a CDS encoding phosphoesterase — protein: MSQTHTAVEHVLVIPTSVFHEIGHFQGFCSDTDRYLDVILDPAYASYRPRPDMEEDPSFKQLIPYCIFQYDDQVFEYRRGNGQGEARLHAKRSVGVGGHVSTVDVGGDRTPYLEGMKREIEEEVDLQGGWTESCVGLINDDESDVGKVHLGIVHIFNLDKPKVVPREQSMIDAGFAPPERLAGELEEFETWSQICLKHLYGC